A genomic window from Silene latifolia isolate original U9 population chromosome 11, ASM4854445v1, whole genome shotgun sequence includes:
- the LOC141613555 gene encoding uncharacterized protein LOC141613555, whose protein sequence is MEQSDAEPEPPSPPLVKITHNDVAGEVVYWSTSVFCYVLGANPPSNVISGFVKRVRQTQGLDKVSFMPNGIFLARFKTKAQQQEVLSNGHFLFDNKPVIVKEWTPETVLIKHDVKKVPIWMKIFGLDVKYWGLESLKKLCGSVGTFIKCYNSTTHKDFLGFARIMIEVDIGQHFPTAISFIDEHGVTQSVRVVYDWLQILCTACKGIGHLATDCRKKVPKPVVRKVPPPKVPVQRVSPKSGRTVV, encoded by the exons ATGGAGCAATCAGATGCTGAACCGGAGCCACCATCTCCTCCTCTGGTCAAGATCACTCATAATGATGTGGCTGGTGAGGTTGTTTATTGGTCTACTTCGGTTTTTTGTTATGTCTTAGGAGCTAACCCCCCTAGCAATGTTATATCTGGGTTCGTCAAGAGGGTGCGGCAGACTCAAGGGCTTGATAAAGTCTCATTTATGCCAAATGGGATTTTCTTAGCCAGGTTCAAAACTAAGGCACAACAGCAGGAGGTTTTATCTAATGGTCATTTtttgtttgataataaacctgtAATTGTCAAAGAATGGACACCTGAGACTGTTTTGATTAAGCATGATGTTAAGAAAGTACCAATTTGGATGAAGATATTTGGTTTAGATGTAAAATACTGGGGTTTGGAGAGCCTTAAAAAATTATGTGGGTCGGTGGGTACTTTCATTAAATGTTATAACTCTACAACTCATAAGGATTTTTTGGGGTTTGCGAGAATTATGATTGAAGTTGATATTGGTCAGCACTTCCCAACTGCAATTTCTTTTATTGATGAACATGGAGTTACTCAATCTGTACGTGTAGTGTATGATTGGCTTCAAATATTGTGCACTGCGTGTAAGGGTATAGGTCATCTAGCTACAGATTGCAGGAAGAAGGTCCCCAAACCTGTGGTGAGAAAG GTACCTCCTCCTAAGGTGCCTGTTCAGAGGGTATCACCTAAGAGTGGTAGGACTGTTGTCTAG
- the LOC141613556 gene encoding uncharacterized protein LOC141613556 — MDGCGAWNIRGLNNPAKQKKIRRFLLQNKVGLFGLVETKIRSSSWNKARSTICDQWSICTNFSLHKGGIFWLMWDPLAVEVDISDVTNQCIHAKVYDKARMKKFWYTVVYGFNKVAERETLWSNIRRYHGSIQGPWIICGDFNAVMGSNERIGGNPVTHAEIRPLLQLVLDCNLVDLKAKGNFFTWNNKHETGTKVYSKIDRVWCIDDWMDNFPTSYVHFLPEGMFDHSPCLVKFDEELQGKRRTFKYFNMWALAKEFEEIVTQGWSREIDGTAMYRVVLKLRGLKEGFK, encoded by the coding sequence ATGGATGGTTGTGGAGCATGGAACATTAGGGGACTGAATAATcctgcaaaacaaaaaaaaataaggagattCTTACTCCAGAATAAAGTGGGATTATTTGGCTTGGTAGAAACTAAAATTAGGAGTAGCAGTTGGAATAAAGCTAGAAGTACAATCTGTGACCAGTGGTCCATATGCACTAATTTTAGCCTACATAAAGGAGGCATATTTTGGTTAATGTGGGATCCTTTGGCTGTGGAAGTAGATATTAGTGATGTCACTAATCAGTGTATTCATGCTAAAGTTTATGATAAAGCTAGAATGAAGAAGTTTTGGTACACAGTAGTATATGGGTTTAACAAAGTAGCTGAAAGGGAAACTTTGTGGAGTAACATTAGGAGATATCATGGGAGCATCCAAGGTCCATGGATTATTTGTGGAGATTTTAATGCTGTAATGGGTAGTAACGAGAGAATTGGAGGTAACCCTGTCACTCATGCTGAGATTAGGCCTCTACTTCAGTTAGTACTAGATTGTAATTTGGTGGATTTGAAGGCTAAGGGTAATTTCTTCACATGGAATAACAAACATGAGACAGGAACCAAAGTTTATAGTAAAATTGATAGGGTGTGGTGTATTGATGACTGGATGGACAATTTCCCTACCAGCTATGTTCATTTCTTACCAGAAGGCATGTTTGACCATAGTCCTTGCTTGGTTAAATTTGATGAAGAGCTACAGGGGAAGAGAAGAACCTTTaagtatttcaatatgtgggCTTTGGCAAAAGAGTTTGAGGAGATAGTTACTCAAGGTTGGTCTAGGGAGATAGATGGAACTGCTATGTATAGAGTGGTTCTGAAATTGAGAGGGTTAAAAGAGGGTTTCAAGTAG